A part of Aegilops tauschii subsp. strangulata cultivar AL8/78 chromosome 2, Aet v6.0, whole genome shotgun sequence genomic DNA contains:
- the LOC120973291 gene encoding uncharacterized protein has product MSKSLLRPTPTGFHGFVPGMKVQPLGQIYLEVILGAEENLCWETMCFEMSGLNGIITIHDSAERALEVEVTNVELAEAALASVELEKIKRSFDPSITTLSRKTNSGPAFQPVKETRNSKCSQKT; this is encoded by the exons ATGTCCAAATCACTCCTGAGACCCACGCCCACCGGCTTCCACGGGTTTGTGCCAGGCATGAAGGTGCAACCCCTAGGACAAATCTACCTGGAAGTGATCTTGGGAGCTGAGGAAAACTTATGCTGGGAGACAATGTGCTTTGAG ATGTCAGGACTAAATGGCATCATCACCATACACGATAGTGCCGAGAGGGCGCTCGAAGTGGAGGTCACCAATGTAGAGCTTGCAGAGGCCGCACTAGCTTCCGTGGAACTCGAGAAGATCAAGAGGTCCTTCGACCCATCCATCACAACACTGTCCCGCAAGACCAACTCTGGACCGGCTTTCCAACCGGTTaaagagacaagaaattccaagTGCAGCCAGAAGACATGA